Within Paenibacillus sabinae T27, the genomic segment CCGCTAATAAGCGCATGCCCGGCTCCTACATACTGATACACGGTATGAAAAATAATCAGACCCGATACAATGATGTCTGCCCGGCTTTTGGACAGCCCCTCCAGATTTTTACGCTTGTCGTACGGCATCGCAGGCAGCGTCTCCATAAATCTTTTGACCGTATCCGTGGACAGCGTGTATCCGTGGGAATTAGGAAGCGAGTAACTCTTTCGCTTCTGGTCGATTTTCCCAAGCGTCCGCAGCGTTCCGCCAAGACCGAATAAAGGCAGTCCTTTTCCGGACTTAAGCCATTCACAGCTCTCAAGACGCTCACGAACGAAGGCTTCCAGCCTGTGCACCTGCTCCATGCTCCAGTTGCCACCATGGCCGAACGTCACATTTGTATTGACCGCCCCGAACGGAAAGGAAATGCTGTTTCGGAAGCGCCGGTTCTGAAACTGGGTAATCTCCGTACTGCCGCCGCCGATATCGATGACAAATCCGTCCTCTACATCGAAGGCGTTGATGACGCCGAGAAAGCCGAAATAAGCTTCCTGCTGTCCGCTGATAATCTCAATCGGCAGTGAAGCCGCTTCGGAAAGAAACTCTGCGATCTCTTCGGAGTTGGACGCATTCCGGATGGCCGCAGTCGCCCCGGCGCGAATCCGCTGGGCGCCGAACACTCGGCATACCTGTTTAAATTGAAGAAGCACCGGGACGATGGTCTCCAGCGCATCCCGCTCCAGCCTGTTCTCGGTAGTAATCTTTTCACTTAGCCGGGCAGAGTATTTGCATTCCTTAATAATCCGGTAGCCCCCTTCAGGGGTCGTTTCGTAAATTACAAGTCTGATGGAGTTGGAACCGATATCGATAATACCTGTTCGGCTGAGGTCGTTGTTCATTGTTTGTTCCCCTTTATCTCATTACTGAGCATAATTATACATGTTTAGACAGCATATTTACATTTTAAACGTTGAACGGTTTTCTAAACGTCTCCAAGAAATCGATTGTAATCCGGAAATGGCGAATGAAAAAAGCGGCCCGGAAGCGCTTCTTGCTTCCGGGCCGCTTGATATATGCGATTTTACAACACCTTGCTCAGAAAATCACGGGTTCTGGCATGCTTTGGACTGCCGAATACTTCCGCAGGCGTTCCCTGCTCCACGATTACCCCGCCGTCCATGAACAGAATCCGGTCCCCCACCTCGCGGGCAAAGCCCATCTCATGAGTGACGATGACCATGGTCATGCCCTGCTCGGCCAGCTTCTTCATCACCTCAAGCACTTCGCCGACCATTTCGGGGTCCAGCGCCGAGGTCGGCTCGTCGAACAGCATGACGTGCGGCTGCATGGCCAATGCGCGGGCGATGGCGATCCGCTGCTTTTGTCCGCCCGATAACTGCGACGGATAGGCATCCTTCTTGTCTTCAAGTCCAACGGTGCGCAGCAGATCAGTCGCGACTTTCTCCGCTTCGGCCGAAGACTGCTTCTTGACTTTAACCGGAGCCAGCGTAATGTTCTGCAGCACGGTCTTGTGCGGGAACAGGTTGAACTGCTGGAAGACCATGCCCATTTTTTCACGCGTTACGTTAATATTATGCTTTCGGTCCGTGATGGATTGTCCCTCGAAGGAGATTTCGCCGCCTGTCGGCTGCTCCAGCAGATTCAGGCAGCGCAAAAAGGTGCTTTTTCCCGAACCGCTGGGGCCGATCACAACGACCACTTCGCCTTTTTCAATCGCAAGATCGATGCCTTTCAGAATTTCCAGCTTTCCAAATGCTTTTTGCAAGTTCTTAACGGCGATCACTGGTATTCCATCTCCTTTCCAGTCTGCCAAGCACTTTGGATAATGTAAATGTAAGTATAAAATACATCAGAGCGATAACCAGCAGAGGAGTCAGCCCGTCATAGGTAATCGTGGTAATGGTTCTGGCCTGGAAGAACAGATCCGTCGCTCCAATCATGCCGACAATGGACGATTCTTTGATTATGGTGATGAACTCGTTGCCTATCGCCGGAAGTACGTTCTTCAGCGCCTGCGGAAGAATAATATAGCGCATCGTCATCGCATGCGTCATCCCGAGCGAACGCGATGCTTCCATCTGGCCCCGGTCCACGCCCTGAATACCTGCCCGGAATATTTCGGCAAGATAGGCTGAGCTGTTGATCGTAAGAGTAATTGCCCCCGACTGTAACGCGGTAAACTCAAGACCGATTGAAGTCAGACCGTAGTGAATGATAAACAATTGCACAAGCATTGGCGTTCCGCGCAGAAATTCCACCCAGGCGGCGGCGATCCAGCGAAGCACTCTAAAGCTTGACATCCGCAGCAGGGCAACGACGATCCCGAGCACGAAGCCGCAGATGACGCCGATTATCGCGAGAAGAAGCGTGTATTGCAGTCCTGTCAGAAAAAAGCTGCGGTATTCATACGCCATATTAAGCAAATTCATCCTGCTCTCAAACCTCCTTGTCACAAAAAAATAGAAAACGGCGGATCACCGCCATTTTCTCGATTTTAAGGATAACGCAACATTCCGTATACCTTTAGCCTTACTTGCTCTCCGCCAGTTCGGATGCTTTGGTTACATACTCTTCGATCTTTCCGGCGGAATTCAGTTCGCCAAGCGTCTTGTTGATCTGAGTCAGCAGCTCCGAGTTGCCCTTCTTGACCCCGATAACGTATCCGTCGTCTTCCACTTCCGGTTTGGCATCGGTGATGACCAGCCCCTTCACGTTCTTGACAAAGGACTTGGCTACCGGACCTTCCATAATGGAAGCGTCGACCCGGTTGGACTGAAGCTGAAGCACGATATCGGAAATTTTGGCAAGCGACGTCAGTTTCGCCCCCTCGATTCCTTTCGCGATGTCTTCCTGAATGGAACCGGTCTGGATACCGATCTTCGCACCTTTCAAGGTATCCATCGTATTAAATTTATCCTTGTCGGCTTCGCGGACAACAACGGCCTGTTCGGCTTTATAATAGACATCGGACAGATCCACCGCCTTCGCTCTTTCCGGTGTCGGACTGAGTCCTGAAATGACCATATCCACTCTTCCGCTGGACAGCTCGTTGAGCAGCGAATCGAACGGCAGATCCTTGATCACCAGCTCGGCGCCCATATCTGCAGCGATGTCTTTGGCAATGTCGATGTCAAAACCGACGATGGTATCCTTGCCGTCGATCACCTTGTGGAATTCATACGGCGGAAAGTCCGCGCTTGTCCCCAGCGTCAACGTTTTCTTCGCCGCCGTACCTGTATTGCCTCCGTTAGCATCAGTACCCGTGTTGGCCTTGTCCTGGCCGCAGCCCGAAAGAAGGCTTGCCGCGAGCAGCATCCCCATAGACATTTTGATCCATTTGTTCATTTGTGTATATCTCCCCTGTTCTCTCATCGGGCGTTGCAGCCCATCTGTGTGTCAGATGTGTGTTAGTTGTTTCTTGTCCCGGACCGACTTATTATAATTCAACTCGTATGAATATGCAAAGATTTTTTTGAAGATAAATTGGCAAAATAACAGGACGGCGTTTGTAACCCGTATTCAAGCTGAGCCGGTTGCGAAAACGGATTGATTTTCTGAAAAATCCTGAAATCAATTGGTTCAATCCATTAAATTTAAGGGTATTAACCTTAGGCACCGATTCCGAACCTTATCAGAACCCGATCAAAGATTAGGAGGGCGACTATGCTGTTAGAAGCTTTGTATCATGTACCCCGTGACAAATGGGCATATGCCTATGATAAGGAAACCGTGCATCTGCGCCTGCGGACGAAACGGGATGATGCGGAAGCGATCTGTGTCATGACCGGCGATAAATACGCCTGGGACCGTACGTTTGAAGAAGTCCCCATGAAAAAGGCTGCTTCTGACGAATTATTCGATTATTGGGAAGCCTGCGCGCAGCCGAAATTTAAGCGGTTGTCCTATCTGTTTCGGATCGAATCCAGCGGTGAGACGGTTTATCTGTCGGAAAAAGGCACGATGAATGAAATGCCCCAGCCTCCGGGAGGAAATTTCGAGTTCCAGTATATTCATGAAATCGACCTGTTCAAAGTTCCAGAATGGGCCAAGGATGCGGTGTTCTATCAGATTATGCCGGAGCGCTTCGCCAACGGGGACCCCGCCTTAAGTCCCGAAACAGCGGAGCCTTGGGGAGGCACGCCACAGCGGGAGAACTTCTTCGGAGGCGATATTCAGGGCGTTATGGACCATATCGACTACCTGGCCGATCTTGGCGTCAACGCCATCTATTTCACGCCGCTGTTCGTTTCGCCGTCCAACCATAAATACGACATTATTGATTATAAAAAGGTCGATCCCCATTTCGGGGACAACGCGAAGCTGAAGGCTCTGGTCGACCTCTGCCATGAGAAAGGCATCCGTGTGATGCTTGATGCGGTATTTAACCACTGCAGCAAGGAATTTCCTCCTTTTCAGGATGTCCTGAAGAACGGAAAACAATCCAAATATGCCGATTGGTTCCATATTAATTCTTATCCGGTGCAGGTTGTGGACGGCATTCCAAGCTATGACACCTTCGGTTTTTATGAAAATATGCCCAAATTCAATACCGCCAATCCGGAGGTCAAATCGTATCTACTGGATGTGGCGGAATACTGGATTAAGGAAATCAAGCTGGACGGCTGGCGGCTGGACGTGGCGGACGAGATCGATCACCATTTCTGGCATGATTTCCGGATCGTTGTCAAAAGAGCAAATCCGGAAGCCTTTATTGTCGGCGAGGTATGGAGCGACTCGCTGCCGTGGCTGCTTGGCGACCAGTTCGATTCGGTTATGAATTATCCGTTCTCCGGCACCGTTCTGGATTTTTTCAACGGGGAAATGGACAGCTATACCTTCAGCAATAAAATCGGCTCTCTGCTTATGCGCTACCCCCAGCAGACCAATGAGGTCATCTTCAACCTTCTGTGCAGCCATGATACGCCGCGCCTGCTTAACCGTATGGGAGAAGACAAGCGAAAGCTGAAGCTCACCGTTGCCTTTTTATTCACGTTCATGGGAACGCCATGCATCTTCTATGGGGACGAAATCGGACTGACCGGCGAGGGCGACCCCGATTGCCGAAAATGTATGGAATGGGACCCTGCCAAGCAGGACCAAGAGCTTCTTGATTTCTACAAAAAAATGATTTCGCTGCGGAAGGAGAACCCGGCACTGCGCAGAGGCCAATTTCGCATTATCGACGCTTGCAAGGATGATCCGTGCATCATTTATGAGCGGGTCGATGCGGAAATCCATTTTACGATCTGGATGAACAACTCGCCCGAAGCCCGCAGCTTAAGCCATTCAATGGAAACCGAAGATTGGAAGGATACGTTCACCGGCGAACCGGTGAAGCCAGATAACGGAAAGATGCATGTCACGCTTGAGCCTTATGGATTCCGCATTTTATCCCGCCGCTTGAAACAGGAGACGTCTGTTTCTTCCGGGAAGGATTCCGGCGATGCGGTGAAAGAAGAGTCGGCGACCGTTCATCAATAAACGGCGGGGATCATTCGCAGAATCATTCGCAGGATCATTTACAGGATTAACACAAATAAAAAGGCAGCTTTCCTTAGAGGCGTAAATACGCCGGGAAAGCTGCCTTTTCTGTTGCCCGGAATAGCGAACCGTTCAGACCATTATTGTGCCGGCTCGGCTTGCGCCGTGATTTTATCGTAAATATCGATGTACTGCTGCGCCGAAATATCCCAACTATAATCGCCCTTGAACGCGTTGCGGGTCACGCGCTTCCAATGCTCAGGCTTGTTGTACAAGGAAATTCCGCGGCGAAGGGTGTTCATCATATCATGGGCGTTATAATTCGTGAAGGTAAAGCCGTTGCCTTCGCCTGTCTCCTCGTTGTACGACTGCACGGTATCGTTCAGGCCGCCCGTTTCCCTGACAACTGGAACGCTGCCATACCGAAGAGCCAGCAATTGACTGATTCCGCAAGGTTCGAACTTGGACGGCATCAGGAACAAGTCGCTTGCGGCGTAAATTTTGCGGGAGAGCTCATCGCTGAACTTGATCTGCGAGGACAGCTTGGTCGGATAGCGCCACGCCGCTTCGCGGAACCAGCGCTCGTACACCTCGTCCCCCGTCCCCAGCACGACGAACTGGACATTGTCATAATACAAAATTTCGTCCAGCACCCGGGTCACCAGGTCAAGTCCCTTTGAATCGACAAGGCGGGTGACCATCCCTACGAGGGGAATATGAGGAGCCACGGGGAGACCCAGTTCCTGCTGCAGGCTGATTTTGTTCTCCGTCTTCTTGAGAAGGTTGTTGCGGTATTTTGTGAAAATTTTCGGATCTGTCGCCGGATTGTAGGCCTTGGTGTCAATACCGTTGACTATACCGCTCAAATGATCGGCTCGGGCATTCAGCAGGCCGTCCAGGCCGTAGCCAAAGTGCGGCGTCCGGATCTCTTCGGCGTAGGTCGGACTGACGGTCGTGACATGGTCGCTATAAACGATGCCGCCCTTCATGAAATTCACGTTGCCGTAGTATTCCACCCCGAGGAAATAACTGCCGTCCAGGCCAAGCAGATCGCTGAGCACCTCATACGGAAAGACGCCCTGGTACAGCAGATTATGTATGGTGAATACAGTACGGATATTGCTGTAAAAAGGATTGCTGCGGTAATGCCCATCAAGCAGCATAGGAATGACGGCGGCATGCCAATCATGGCAGTGCAGCACGTCCGGCTGGAAGTCAATGGCCGGCAGCACCTCAAGAACGGCACGGTTGTAAAAAGAGAACCGTTCCGCATCATCGAGATATCCGTAGACCCCGTCGCGGCCGAAATAATACTCATTGTCGATAAAATAAACCGGTACGCCGTCATAGTTCAGCAGTTCGATCCCACAATATTGATTCCGCCAGCCAACGGGAACTTCGATCACCTTGACGGGCTCCATCTTCGCGCGGTATTTCTCAGAAATTCCCCGGTACTTGGGAAGAATGACTCTTACATCGACTCCGGCATCCCGCAGCGCCTTCGGCAGCGCTCCGATTACGTCGGCCAAGCCTCCCGTCTTGATGAACGGGTGACTTTCCGCAGCGGCAAACATCACTTTCATACCTGTTTCCTCCTCTTGTGTGAATGAGTGCTGGATAGAAAAGCTGTCTATTGCTGGATCTCTTCGGTTTTAGGTTTCCGTTTTCGCGGAGCGGCTTTAGCCGGGGCTTCCGCTTTGGAGGGCTTGTCCGCCGTATTATCAGCCTTTTTGGCTTTGGCGCGCGCCGTCTTAGTCTTTCCTTTCGGCAGTTCAGTTACGGGTTCAACGGTAATACTCTCGTCCTCATCCCCTTTTCTCTTCCGTCCACTCTTTTTTAGCACCACCATACTAAGCGGGGCAAGGGTCAGTTCCAGGCTGTTCAGCTGGCCGTGCATCTCCAGTTTTTGCGTCTTCACTGTACCGGTGCTGGCGCCGGAGCCTCCGAATTCCGTTCTTTCCGAATTGAACGCTTCTTCATACGTTCCCCCCTTCGGAACGCCGATGCGGTAATGAGGCCGTTCCACCGGCTGAAAATTGATGACGACAATAAGCAGGTCCCCCGCTTTTTTTCCTTTGCGGATGTATGAAATTACGCTTTGCTCATTGTCGTCCGCGGAGATCCACTGGTAGCCTTCAAAGCTGTGATCCTGCTCCCAGAGTGCTTTTTCCTCCAAATAGAATTTGTTGAGCGCGGCGGTATAGGCGAGCATCTTCCGGTGGCTCTCATAGTCCAGCAGCAGCCAGTCGAGCTGCTCCTGGTCCTTCCACTCAATGAACTGGCCGAATTCCCCGCCCATGAAGAGCAGCTTCTTGCCGGGGCTTGTTATCTGGTAGCCGAGCAGCAGCCGCAGACCCGCAAACTTCTGCTCATAAGAGCCGGGCATCTTGTTAAGCAGCGATCGCTTGCCGTGCACGACCTCGTCATGCGAAAGGGGAAGCGTAAAATTTTCCGAGTAAGCGTAAGCAATGGGAAACGTCAGCAGGTTGTGATGATAGGGACGGGCGCTGAAATCCTTCTCTATGTAGGCAAGCGTATCGTTCATCCAGCCCATGTTCCATTTGTAATTGAAACCAAGCCCTCCATCATGTACAGGAGCGGTCACACCCGGCCAGGCGCTGGATTCCTCCGCCATCATCAGGGCATGCGGGTAGTATTGAAAGACAACGGTGTTCAGCGTCTGCAAAAAGGCAATAGCCTCAAGGTTCTCAAAACCGCCGTTCACATTGCGCCGGTACTGGTGCTCCTGCTTCTCGAAGTCGAGCCGCAGCATACTGGTGACCGCATCTACCCTCATTCCGTCGATGTGATACACATCGTACCAGAAAAGGGCGTTGGAAATAAGGAACGAAACGACCTCGGGCTTGCCGAAATCGAAAGACAGCGTTCCCCAGCCCGGTTTCTCCGCGAGCAGCGGATCGCCGTACTCGAAGCAGGGCGTGCCGTCGAACAGCCGCAGACCAGGGTCGTCCTTGGCAAAATGGGCCGGAACCCAGTCCAAAATGACGCCGATGTTCGCCTGATGCAGGCGGTCAATCAGATACATCAGCTCTTGAGGATGTCCAAACCGGCTCGTTGCTGCGTAATATCCTGTCCCTTGGTATCCCCAGGAAAGATCGTACGGATGCTCTGCCAGCGGCATGAACTCCACATGCGTGTAACCCAACTCGACCAGATAAGGGATCAGCAGGTCGGCGATTTCCGTATAGCTATACAGCTCTCCGCCTTCCTTGTTGTGAATATTCTCCTTCTGCCGCCATGTAGCCAAATGCATTTCATAAATATTCAGCGGCTTGTTATAAGGAGCTTTGTTTTTTCGCCGCCACGCGGCATCGCCCCACTGGTAGCCGTCAATTTCGGTCACGACCGAAGCGGTAGCCGGGCGAACTTCAGCCTGATAACCGTAAGGGTCCGCTTTCAAAAAGCTGGAGCCGTCCGGTCCGACAATTCTATATTTGTAAAATGTTCCCGGGGAAATACCCGGAAAAAAACGAGTCCAAAATGCTGAATCGGGTATCTTATATAACGAGTCTTCCTCACCGCTTCCGTCCCAGCTGTTGTGATCGCAGGCTAATCCTACATATCTTGCTTGGGGGGCCCACACGGTAAACCGAACTCCGGGCACTCCTTCTTCCACGGCGGTATGCGCTCCGAGCATGCGATAGCTGCGGTAATGGGTACCTTCATGAAACAAATAAATATCCTCCGGTGACGGCATGTTTACTGCTGTTGGTTGCTCAGCCAAATGATTACCACCTTTTTTAAGATTAGAGAAGATTCAAGTTTCCGGTTCCAAAGCAGGATGCACCTTATACATTACCCCAATTTCATCGGTTTGAAAACGGTATACAGAACAATGAATAATTACGGCGATGAGGTCGCGTCATTTTTGTGTAATTTTCCTATAAACATTGTAATATATTTCACTCATGGCTGATTTTTTCGTTTCAAACGTCGTTGGTCAGGTTATTTAACAAGCAGTAACAAAACTTATTTGGAGGGGTAATCAAATGAGTAAAAAAGATTGCATCGCCATGCTATTAGCAGGCGGGGAAGGGCGCAGACTAGCTCCTCTTACATCAAGTATGGCCAAACCGGCCGTCCCTTTCGGTGGACATTACAGAATTATTGACTTTCCCCTCAGCAACTGTGTCAACTCCGGTATTGATTCCGTGGGCGTGCTGACCCAGTACGCGGCAGATTCCCTGCATAACCACATCGGAAGAGGAGAGCCTTGGGGCCTCCACACACAGGAAAAGAAAGGTATTACCCTCCTGCCTTCAGGCACTGAAGGAAGAGACAGCTACACAGGCACCGCAGATGCTATTTTTAAAAATATTT encodes:
- a CDS encoding alpha-glycosidase translates to MLLEALYHVPRDKWAYAYDKETVHLRLRTKRDDAEAICVMTGDKYAWDRTFEEVPMKKAASDELFDYWEACAQPKFKRLSYLFRIESSGETVYLSEKGTMNEMPQPPGGNFEFQYIHEIDLFKVPEWAKDAVFYQIMPERFANGDPALSPETAEPWGGTPQRENFFGGDIQGVMDHIDYLADLGVNAIYFTPLFVSPSNHKYDIIDYKKVDPHFGDNAKLKALVDLCHEKGIRVMLDAVFNHCSKEFPPFQDVLKNGKQSKYADWFHINSYPVQVVDGIPSYDTFGFYENMPKFNTANPEVKSYLLDVAEYWIKEIKLDGWRLDVADEIDHHFWHDFRIVVKRANPEAFIVGEVWSDSLPWLLGDQFDSVMNYPFSGTVLDFFNGEMDSYTFSNKIGSLLMRYPQQTNEVIFNLLCSHDTPRLLNRMGEDKRKLKLTVAFLFTFMGTPCIFYGDEIGLTGEGDPDCRKCMEWDPAKQDQELLDFYKKMISLRKENPALRRGQFRIIDACKDDPCIIYERVDAEIHFTIWMNNSPEARSLSHSMETEDWKDTFTGEPVKPDNGKMHVTLEPYGFRILSRRLKQETSVSSGKDSGDAVKEESATVHQ
- a CDS encoding Ppx/GppA phosphatase family protein; translated protein: MNNDLSRTGIIDIGSNSIRLVIYETTPEGGYRIIKECKYSARLSEKITTENRLERDALETIVPVLLQFKQVCRVFGAQRIRAGATAAIRNASNSEEIAEFLSEAASLPIEIISGQQEAYFGFLGVINAFDVEDGFVIDIGGGSTEITQFQNRRFRNSISFPFGAVNTNVTFGHGGNWSMEQVHRLEAFVRERLESCEWLKSGKGLPLFGLGGTLRTLGKIDQKRKSYSLPNSHGYTLSTDTVKRFMETLPAMPYDKRKNLEGLSKSRADIIVSGLIIFHTVYQYVGAGHALISGEGLREGMLHDLLEPGNPVRASALEYSLGTLQQLNQEASAEFLSQVHKHAQKLFTTLNGESEEKEMEMLIYVSVMLYRLGANINYYQSKRHTRYWLMNSPIRGLTHRQLVLCAMIASYSTKSRKQKLSAEHKDILLPSDEERIHKLGSLVQLSAALDTGETGIQQQLKPRLKGGSLEIELRVNERPLMKLEEIDNALKAFRNAWGLKVKLEYTSNSQHS
- the glgA gene encoding glycogen synthase GlgA encodes the protein MKVMFAAAESHPFIKTGGLADVIGALPKALRDAGVDVRVILPKYRGISEKYRAKMEPVKVIEVPVGWRNQYCGIELLNYDGVPVYFIDNEYYFGRDGVYGYLDDAERFSFYNRAVLEVLPAIDFQPDVLHCHDWHAAVIPMLLDGHYRSNPFYSNIRTVFTIHNLLYQGVFPYEVLSDLLGLDGSYFLGVEYYGNVNFMKGGIVYSDHVTTVSPTYAEEIRTPHFGYGLDGLLNARADHLSGIVNGIDTKAYNPATDPKIFTKYRNNLLKKTENKISLQQELGLPVAPHIPLVGMVTRLVDSKGLDLVTRVLDEILYYDNVQFVVLGTGDEVYERWFREAAWRYPTKLSSQIKFSDELSRKIYAASDLFLMPSKFEPCGISQLLALRYGSVPVVRETGGLNDTVQSYNEETGEGNGFTFTNYNAHDMMNTLRRGISLYNKPEHWKRVTRNAFKGDYSWDISAQQYIDIYDKITAQAEPAQ
- a CDS encoding amino acid ABC transporter permease; this translates as MNLLNMAYEYRSFFLTGLQYTLLLAIIGVICGFVLGIVVALLRMSSFRVLRWIAAAWVEFLRGTPMLVQLFIIHYGLTSIGLEFTALQSGAITLTINSSAYLAEIFRAGIQGVDRGQMEASRSLGMTHAMTMRYIILPQALKNVLPAIGNEFITIIKESSIVGMIGATDLFFQARTITTITYDGLTPLLVIALMYFILTFTLSKVLGRLERRWNTSDRR
- a CDS encoding transporter substrate-binding domain-containing protein: MNKWIKMSMGMLLAASLLSGCGQDKANTGTDANGGNTGTAAKKTLTLGTSADFPPYEFHKVIDGKDTIVGFDIDIAKDIAADMGAELVIKDLPFDSLLNELSSGRVDMVISGLSPTPERAKAVDLSDVYYKAEQAVVVREADKDKFNTMDTLKGAKIGIQTGSIQEDIAKGIEGAKLTSLAKISDIVLQLQSNRVDASIMEGPVAKSFVKNVKGLVITDAKPEVEDDGYVIGVKKGNSELLTQINKTLGELNSAGKIEEYVTKASELAESK
- a CDS encoding amino acid ABC transporter ATP-binding protein; protein product: MIAVKNLQKAFGKLEILKGIDLAIEKGEVVVVIGPSGSGKSTFLRCLNLLEQPTGGEISFEGQSITDRKHNINVTREKMGMVFQQFNLFPHKTVLQNITLAPVKVKKQSSAEAEKVATDLLRTVGLEDKKDAYPSQLSGGQKQRIAIARALAMQPHVMLFDEPTSALDPEMVGEVLEVMKKLAEQGMTMVIVTHEMGFAREVGDRILFMDGGVIVEQGTPAEVFGSPKHARTRDFLSKVL
- the glgB gene encoding 1,4-alpha-glucan branching protein GlgB, with the protein product MPSPEDIYLFHEGTHYRSYRMLGAHTAVEEGVPGVRFTVWAPQARYVGLACDHNSWDGSGEEDSLYKIPDSAFWTRFFPGISPGTFYKYRIVGPDGSSFLKADPYGYQAEVRPATASVVTEIDGYQWGDAAWRRKNKAPYNKPLNIYEMHLATWRQKENIHNKEGGELYSYTEIADLLIPYLVELGYTHVEFMPLAEHPYDLSWGYQGTGYYAATSRFGHPQELMYLIDRLHQANIGVILDWVPAHFAKDDPGLRLFDGTPCFEYGDPLLAEKPGWGTLSFDFGKPEVVSFLISNALFWYDVYHIDGMRVDAVTSMLRLDFEKQEHQYRRNVNGGFENLEAIAFLQTLNTVVFQYYPHALMMAEESSAWPGVTAPVHDGGLGFNYKWNMGWMNDTLAYIEKDFSARPYHHNLLTFPIAYAYSENFTLPLSHDEVVHGKRSLLNKMPGSYEQKFAGLRLLLGYQITSPGKKLLFMGGEFGQFIEWKDQEQLDWLLLDYESHRKMLAYTAALNKFYLEEKALWEQDHSFEGYQWISADDNEQSVISYIRKGKKAGDLLIVVINFQPVERPHYRIGVPKGGTYEEAFNSERTEFGGSGASTGTVKTQKLEMHGQLNSLELTLAPLSMVVLKKSGRKRKGDEDESITVEPVTELPKGKTKTARAKAKKADNTADKPSKAEAPAKAAPRKRKPKTEEIQQ